The following proteins come from a genomic window of Mustela lutreola isolate mMusLut2 chromosome 6, mMusLut2.pri, whole genome shotgun sequence:
- the CITED2 gene encoding cbp/p300-interacting transactivator 2 → MADHMMAMNHGRFPDGTNGLHHHPAHRMGMGQFPSPHHHQQQQPQHAFNALMGEHIHYGAGNMNATSGIRHAMGPGTVNGGHPPSALAPAARFNNSQFMGPPVASQGGSLPASMQLQKLNNQYFNHHPYPHNHYMPDLHPAAGHQMNGTNQHFRDCNPKHSGGSSTPGGSGGSSTPGGSGGTSGGGAGSGNSGGGGGGSGSNMPASVAHVPAAMLPPNVIDTDFIDEEVLMSLVIEMGLDRIKELPELWLGQNEFDFMTDFVCKQQPSRVSC, encoded by the coding sequence ATGGCAGACCATATGATGGCCATGAACCACGGGCGCTTCCCCGACGGCACCAATGGGCTGCACCACCACCCTGCCCATCGCATGGGCATGGGGCAGTTCCCGAGCCCCCatcaccaccagcagcagcagccccagcacGCCTTCAACGCCCTAATGGGCGAGCACATACACTACGGCGCGGGCAACATGAATGCCACGAGCGGCATCAGGCATGCGATGGGGCCGGGGACTGTGAACGGCGGGCACCCCCCGAGTGCGCTGGCCCCCGCGGCCAGGTTTAACAACTCCCAGTTCATGGGCCCCCCGGTGGCCAGCCAGGGAGGCTCCCTGCCGGCCAGCATGCAGCTGCAGAAGCTCAACAACCAGTATTTCAACCATCACCCCTACCCCCACAACCACTACATGCCGGATTTGCACCCTGCTGCAGGCCACCAGATGAACGGGACAAACCAGCACTTCCGAGATTGCAACCCCAAGCACAGCGGCGGCAGCAGCACCCCTGGCGGCTCGGGCGGCAGCAGCACCCCCGGCGGCTCGGGCGGCACCTCGGGTGGCGGCGCGGGCAGCGGCaacagcggcggcggcggcggcggcagcggcagcaacatgcccgcCTCCGTGGCCCACGTCCCTGCTGCAATGCTGCCGCCCAATGTCATAGACACTGATTTCATCGACGAGGAAGTGCTTATGTCCTTAGTGATAGAAATGGGTTTGGACCGCATCAAGGAGCTGCCCGAACTCTGGCTGGGGCAAAACGAGTTTGATTTTATGACGGACTTCGTGTGCAAACAGCAGCCCAGCAGAGTAAGCTGTTGA